One region of Ictalurus furcatus strain D&B chromosome 17, Billie_1.0, whole genome shotgun sequence genomic DNA includes:
- the atg16l1 gene encoding autophagy-related protein 16-1 isoform X2, whose product MAGRRVECVWKRHVAQQLKQRDRVQRQAFEEIIQQYNRLLEKSDLQAVLSERLQTEKYELQSRHDLSPGAELSHCDLLQQEMSRMRIKHQEELTELHKKRGELAQSVIELNNQIQQKDKEIQNNEAKMLEYQQQISQLEGECRELRNCLSDLERANQMLRDEYDALQITFSALEEKLRKTTEDNQELVTRWMAEKAQEANRLNAENEKDCRRRQAKLQKELADAAKEPLPVDMDDDIEVLSEETGKGTGETSPNHPVRGTPRRASQLPPGNLLDSITNIFGVVRRRSLNSHGSPPDMAETPSGVCADVRVPSTALHLFDAHEGEVNAVRFSPGSRQFATGGMDRRVKLWEVIAGHCECKGTLMGSNAGITSIEFDSTGSYLLAASNDFASRIWTVDDYRLRHTLTGHSGKVLSARFLLDNARVVSGSYDRTLKLWDLRSKVCTKTVFAGSSCNDIVCTEQCVMSGHFDKKVRFWDIRAESTVCELELLGRVTSLDLNHDRTELLTCSRDDLLKIIDLRNNAVRQTFSADHFKCGSDFTRVTFSPDGSYVAGGSADGVLYVWNVLTGKVEIKLDKGHSSSINAVSWSPSGSYVLSVEKSSKAVLWSDM is encoded by the exons atGGCAGGTCGCAGGGTGGAGTGTGTATGGAAGAGACACGTGGCGCAGCAGCTGAAGCAGAGGGACCGTGTGCAGCGACAGGCCTTTGAGGAGATCATCCAGCAGT aTAACAGGTTGTTGGAGAAGTCAGACCTGCAGGCCGTGCTCTCAGAGCGACTGCAAACAGAGAAATATGAACTACAGAGCAGACATGACCTCAG CCCGGGGGCCGAGTTGAGCCACTGTGACCTGCTGCAGCAGGAAATGTCTCGGATGCGCATCAAACACCAAGAGGAGCTCACCGAGCTGCACAAAAAACGCGGAGAG CTGGCCCAGAGTGTAATTGAGCTGAATAACCAGATTcaacagaaagacaaagagataCAGAACAACGAGGCCAA gatgttgGAGTACCAGCAGCAGATCTCCCAGCTGGAAGGCGAATGCCGCGAGCTGCGAAACTGCTTGTCGGACCTGGAGCGAGCCAATCAGATGCTACGGGACGAGTATGACGCCTTACAGATCACGTTCAGCGCTCTGGAGGAGAAACTGCGCAAAACCACAGAGGACAATCAGGAGCTCGTCACACGCTGGATGGCCGAGAAGGCGCAGGAGGCGAACCGGCTCAACGCGGAGAACGAGAAGGACTGCAG gcgCAGACAAGCGAAGCTGCAGAAAGAGTTGGCTGACGCCGCAAAAGAACCACTTCCTGTTgatat GGATGATGACATTGAGGTGCTTTCAGAGGAGACGGGGAAAGGGACAGGAGAGACGTCTCCCAACCACCCAGTGCGCGGCACACCCAG ACGAGCGTCTCAGCTTCCTCCTGGTAACCTCCTAGATTCCATCACCAATATATTTGG tgtggtcAGGCGCCGGTCACTGAACTCGCATGGCTCGCCCCCGGACATGGCGGAGACTCCCTCCGGTGTGTGCGCAGACGTCCGTGTCCCCTCCACTGCACTTCACTTGTTC GACGCCCATGAAGGCGAGGTGAATGCAGTCAGGTTCAGTCCTGGCTCTCGTCAGTTCGCTACAGGAGGAATGGACCGACGTGTAAAACTTTGGGAGGTGATTGCAG gtcactGTGAGTGTAAAGGCACTTTGATGGGCAGTAACGCTGGAATCACCAGCATCGAGTTCGACAGCACG GGCTCTTACCTGTTGGCTGCGTCCAATGACTTTGCGAGCCGAATCTGGACAGTAGACGACTACAGACTgagg CACACGTTAACAGGTCACAGCGGGAAGGTTCTGTCTGCTCGCTTCCTGCTGGATAACGCTCGCGTTGTCTCAGGAAGCTACGACAGAACGCTCAAACTGTGGGATCTGCGAAGCAAAGTCT GTACGAAGACGGTGTTTGCGGGCTCCAGCTGTAACGATATAGTGTGCACGGAGCAGTGTGTGATGAGTGGCCATTTTGATAAGAAAGTACGCTTCTGGGACATTCG tgctGAGAGTACAGTGTGCGAGTTGGAACTGTTGGGTCGGGTCACGTCGTTGGACCTGAATCACGACCGCACAGAGCTGCTCACCTGTTCCCGTGACGACCTCCTCAAAATCATCGACCTGCGCAACAACGCTGTGCGACAAACGTTCAG tgcaGACCACTTCAAGTGTGGGTCAGACTTCACCAGAGTCACCTTCAG TCCTGATGGCAGTTACGTTGCGGGGGGTTCAGCAGATGGTGTTCTGTATGTGTGGAATGTTCTGACAGGGAAAGTGGAGATAAAACTCGACAAAGGACACAG CTCCTCCATTAACGCAGTGTCCTGGTCTCCATCTGGTTCCTACGTGCTCAGTGTGGAGAAGAGCAGCAAAGCCGTGCTCTGGTCTGACATGTGA
- the cldn15lb gene encoding claudin 15-like b isoform X1 gives MSMAMELLGFLLCVGGWLLSAVSLANNYWRVSSYAGSVIMSTQQYENLWQACVKASTGISNCRRFESMLALDAHVQACRALMIIALLLGLASILLSVLGLKCTKLGGMKETSKGRLTLTAGLMFILSGLCVLTAVSWYASRIVQEFNDPFYVGTKSELGTGLYLGWAAAVCVIMGGAMLCGSFKRARSPKPTDGYRYKSSANQQIYKTGTQLESSTSRAYV, from the exons aTGTCGATGGCAATGGAGTTACTGGGCTTCTtgttgtgtgtgggtgggtggctgCTGAGCGCCGTGAGTTTAGCGAATAACTATTGGCGTGTGTCGTCGTACGCGGGCAGCGTGATCATGAGCACACAGCAGTACGAGAACCTGTGGCAGGCGTGTGTGAAGGCCAGTACAGGAATCAGTAACTGCAGACGCTTCGAGTCCATGCTCGCACTGgatg cccaTGTGCAGGCATGCCGTGCTCTGATGATCATAGCCCTGCTACTTGGGCTCGCCTCGATCCTCCTCTCTGTCCTGGGGCTGAAGTGCACCAAACTGGGCGGCATGAAGGAGACGAGTAAAGGACGACTCACACTCACCGCTGGATTGATGTTCATACTGTCCg gtttGTGTGTGCTGACGGCTGTGTCGTGGTACGCATCGCGCATCGTTCAGGAGTTCAACGACCCCTTTTACGTGGGAACAAA atctgAGCTGGGAACTGGTCTGTATTTGGGTTGGGCCGCGgcggtgtgtgtgattatgggAGGAGCCATGCTGTGTGGATCGTTCAAGAGAGCAAGATCACCAAAACCCACAGA tggttACAGGTACAAGTCGTCAGCCAATCAGCAGATCTATAAAACAGGCACTCAGTTGGAGAGCAGCACCTCCAGAGCGTACGTCTGA
- the sagb gene encoding S-arrestin b, which produces MSPKHVIYKKLSRDKSVGIYMGRRDFVDHCDFVDPVDGVVLLDLQQVKGKKVYVMLSCTFRYGRDDTDVLGWAFRRDIYVCTRQVYPPLQDRERSIHTKLQERLLRKLGNDAHPFFFEFPDNLPCSVALQPAPTDEGKRCMVEFEVTAFCGENQDEKAQKRSSVRLAIRKVQYAPDKGAAPPSNETTCEFMMSDKPLHVRVALEKETYYHGEPINVSVDIDNSSSKDMKNLTVSVEQVTNVVLYSNDKYIKSVACEETTDMVPSGTSLKKVYTLYPLLKNSRERRGLALDGKLKHEDTNLASSSIVKAEVLKEILGILVSYRVVVRGTAAGMIGSSEVAVEVPFLLMHPKPEEAKESENMDMVFEDFKRSYLKGVVGDDDESAEDS; this is translated from the exons ATGAGTCCAAAGCACGTCATTTATAAGAAACTGTCACGTGACAAATCT GTGGGCATCTACATGGGCAGGCGGGACTTTGTGGATCACTGTGACTTCGTCGATCCTGTTG ATGGTGTCGTGCTGCTCGATCTGCAGCAagtaaaaggaaagaaag TGTATGTCATGTTGTCATGTACGTTCCGTTATGGCCGTGATGACACGGACGTACTGGGCTGGGCGTTTCGGAGAGATATCTACGTGTGCACGAGGCAGGTGTATCCCCCGCTGCAGGACCGAGAGCGCAGCATCCACACCAAACTTCAAGAGAGGCTGCTGCGTAAACTCGGAAACGACGCCCACCCCTTCTTCTTTGAG TTTCCTGATAACCTTCCGTGCTCCGTGGCTCTGCAGCCGGCACCCACTGACGAGGGCAAG cgttgTATGGTGGAGTTTGAGGTGACGGCTTTCTGTGGTGAGAATCAGGATGAGAAAGCTCAGAAGAG gagCTCAGTGCGGTTAGCTATAAGGAAGGTGCAGTACGCTCCTGATAAAGGCGCCGCTCCTCCATCGAACGAGACGACCTGTGAGTTTATGATGTCAGACAAACCGCTGCATGTGCGCGTCGCTCTGGAGAAAGAG aCTTATTATCATGGTGAACCCATCAATGTCAGTGTGGACATTGATAACAGCTCCAGCAAGGACATGAAGAACCTCACAGtttcag TTGAGCAGGTGACTAATGTGGTGCTCTACTCCAatgataaatacataaaatctGTAGCCTGTGAGGAAACCAC AGACATGGTGCCATCTGGAACCAGCCTGAAGAAAGTGTACACTCTGTACCCCTTACTGAAGAACAGCCGTGAGAGGCGGGGCTTAGCACTGGATGGGAAGCTGAAGCACGAGGACACCAACCTGGCTTCCTCTAGCAT agtGAAGGCGGAAGTGTTGAAGGAGATTCTGGGGATACTGGTGTCCTACAGAGTGGTGGTCAGGGGCACTGCAGctgg CATGATCGGCTCGAG tgaggTTGCTGTGGAGGTTCCGTTTCTGCTCATGCATCCTAAACCTGAGGAAG CTAAAGAAAG tgagaacATGGACATGGTGTTTGAGGACTTTAAGCGGTCGTATCTCAAAGGCGTGGTCGGTGACGACGACGAATCCGCCGAGGACTCGTGA
- the atg16l1 gene encoding autophagy-related protein 16-1 isoform X4 — translation MAGRRVECVWKRHVAQQLKQRDRVQRQAFEEIIQQYNRLLEKSDLQAVLSERLQTEKYELQSRHDLSPGAELSHCDLLQQEMSRMRIKHQEELTELHKKRGELAQSVIELNNQIQQKDKEIQNNEAKMLEYQQQISQLEGECRELRNCLSDLERANQMLRDEYDALQITFSALEEKLRKTTEDNQELVTRWMAEKAQEANRLNAENEKDCRRRQAKLQKELADAAKEPLPVDMDDDIEVLSEETGKGTGETSPNHPVRGTPRRASQLPPGNLLDSITNIFGRRSLNSHGSPPDMAETPSGVCADVRVPSTALHLFDAHEGEVNAVRFSPGSRQFATGGMDRRVKLWEVIAGHCECKGTLMGSNAGITSIEFDSTGSYLLAASNDFASRIWTVDDYRLRHTLTGHSGKVLSARFLLDNARVVSGSYDRTLKLWDLRSKVCTKTVFAGSSCNDIVCTEQCVMSGHFDKKVRFWDIRAESTVCELELLGRVTSLDLNHDRTELLTCSRDDLLKIIDLRNNAVRQTFSADHFKCGSDFTRVTFSPDGSYVAGGSADGVLYVWNVLTGKVEIKLDKGHSSSINAVSWSPSGSYVLSVEKSSKAVLWSDM, via the exons atGGCAGGTCGCAGGGTGGAGTGTGTATGGAAGAGACACGTGGCGCAGCAGCTGAAGCAGAGGGACCGTGTGCAGCGACAGGCCTTTGAGGAGATCATCCAGCAGT aTAACAGGTTGTTGGAGAAGTCAGACCTGCAGGCCGTGCTCTCAGAGCGACTGCAAACAGAGAAATATGAACTACAGAGCAGACATGACCTCAG CCCGGGGGCCGAGTTGAGCCACTGTGACCTGCTGCAGCAGGAAATGTCTCGGATGCGCATCAAACACCAAGAGGAGCTCACCGAGCTGCACAAAAAACGCGGAGAG CTGGCCCAGAGTGTAATTGAGCTGAATAACCAGATTcaacagaaagacaaagagataCAGAACAACGAGGCCAA gatgttgGAGTACCAGCAGCAGATCTCCCAGCTGGAAGGCGAATGCCGCGAGCTGCGAAACTGCTTGTCGGACCTGGAGCGAGCCAATCAGATGCTACGGGACGAGTATGACGCCTTACAGATCACGTTCAGCGCTCTGGAGGAGAAACTGCGCAAAACCACAGAGGACAATCAGGAGCTCGTCACACGCTGGATGGCCGAGAAGGCGCAGGAGGCGAACCGGCTCAACGCGGAGAACGAGAAGGACTGCAG gcgCAGACAAGCGAAGCTGCAGAAAGAGTTGGCTGACGCCGCAAAAGAACCACTTCCTGTTgatat GGATGATGACATTGAGGTGCTTTCAGAGGAGACGGGGAAAGGGACAGGAGAGACGTCTCCCAACCACCCAGTGCGCGGCACACCCAG ACGAGCGTCTCAGCTTCCTCCTGGTAACCTCCTAGATTCCATCACCAATATATTTGG GCGCCGGTCACTGAACTCGCATGGCTCGCCCCCGGACATGGCGGAGACTCCCTCCGGTGTGTGCGCAGACGTCCGTGTCCCCTCCACTGCACTTCACTTGTTC GACGCCCATGAAGGCGAGGTGAATGCAGTCAGGTTCAGTCCTGGCTCTCGTCAGTTCGCTACAGGAGGAATGGACCGACGTGTAAAACTTTGGGAGGTGATTGCAG gtcactGTGAGTGTAAAGGCACTTTGATGGGCAGTAACGCTGGAATCACCAGCATCGAGTTCGACAGCACG GGCTCTTACCTGTTGGCTGCGTCCAATGACTTTGCGAGCCGAATCTGGACAGTAGACGACTACAGACTgagg CACACGTTAACAGGTCACAGCGGGAAGGTTCTGTCTGCTCGCTTCCTGCTGGATAACGCTCGCGTTGTCTCAGGAAGCTACGACAGAACGCTCAAACTGTGGGATCTGCGAAGCAAAGTCT GTACGAAGACGGTGTTTGCGGGCTCCAGCTGTAACGATATAGTGTGCACGGAGCAGTGTGTGATGAGTGGCCATTTTGATAAGAAAGTACGCTTCTGGGACATTCG tgctGAGAGTACAGTGTGCGAGTTGGAACTGTTGGGTCGGGTCACGTCGTTGGACCTGAATCACGACCGCACAGAGCTGCTCACCTGTTCCCGTGACGACCTCCTCAAAATCATCGACCTGCGCAACAACGCTGTGCGACAAACGTTCAG tgcaGACCACTTCAAGTGTGGGTCAGACTTCACCAGAGTCACCTTCAG TCCTGATGGCAGTTACGTTGCGGGGGGTTCAGCAGATGGTGTTCTGTATGTGTGGAATGTTCTGACAGGGAAAGTGGAGATAAAACTCGACAAAGGACACAG CTCCTCCATTAACGCAGTGTCCTGGTCTCCATCTGGTTCCTACGTGCTCAGTGTGGAGAAGAGCAGCAAAGCCGTGCTCTGGTCTGACATGTGA
- the atg16l1 gene encoding autophagy-related protein 16-1 isoform X3, with amino-acid sequence MAGRRVECVWKRHVAQQLKQRDRVQRQAFEEIIQQYNRLLEKSDLQAVLSERLQTEKYELQSRHDLSPGAELSHCDLLQQEMSRMRIKHQEELTELHKKRGELAQSVIELNNQIQQKDKEIQNNEAKMLEYQQQISQLEGECRELRNCLSDLERANQMLRDEYDALQITFSALEEKLRKTTEDNQELVTRWMAEKAQEANRLNAENEKDCRRRQAKLQKELADAAKEPLPVDMDDDIEVLSEETGKGTGETSPNHPVRGTPSRRASQLPPGNLLDSITNIFGRRSLNSHGSPPDMAETPSGVCADVRVPSTALHLFDAHEGEVNAVRFSPGSRQFATGGMDRRVKLWEVIAGHCECKGTLMGSNAGITSIEFDSTGSYLLAASNDFASRIWTVDDYRLRHTLTGHSGKVLSARFLLDNARVVSGSYDRTLKLWDLRSKVCTKTVFAGSSCNDIVCTEQCVMSGHFDKKVRFWDIRAESTVCELELLGRVTSLDLNHDRTELLTCSRDDLLKIIDLRNNAVRQTFSADHFKCGSDFTRVTFSPDGSYVAGGSADGVLYVWNVLTGKVEIKLDKGHSSSINAVSWSPSGSYVLSVEKSSKAVLWSDM; translated from the exons atGGCAGGTCGCAGGGTGGAGTGTGTATGGAAGAGACACGTGGCGCAGCAGCTGAAGCAGAGGGACCGTGTGCAGCGACAGGCCTTTGAGGAGATCATCCAGCAGT aTAACAGGTTGTTGGAGAAGTCAGACCTGCAGGCCGTGCTCTCAGAGCGACTGCAAACAGAGAAATATGAACTACAGAGCAGACATGACCTCAG CCCGGGGGCCGAGTTGAGCCACTGTGACCTGCTGCAGCAGGAAATGTCTCGGATGCGCATCAAACACCAAGAGGAGCTCACCGAGCTGCACAAAAAACGCGGAGAG CTGGCCCAGAGTGTAATTGAGCTGAATAACCAGATTcaacagaaagacaaagagataCAGAACAACGAGGCCAA gatgttgGAGTACCAGCAGCAGATCTCCCAGCTGGAAGGCGAATGCCGCGAGCTGCGAAACTGCTTGTCGGACCTGGAGCGAGCCAATCAGATGCTACGGGACGAGTATGACGCCTTACAGATCACGTTCAGCGCTCTGGAGGAGAAACTGCGCAAAACCACAGAGGACAATCAGGAGCTCGTCACACGCTGGATGGCCGAGAAGGCGCAGGAGGCGAACCGGCTCAACGCGGAGAACGAGAAGGACTGCAG gcgCAGACAAGCGAAGCTGCAGAAAGAGTTGGCTGACGCCGCAAAAGAACCACTTCCTGTTgatat GGATGATGACATTGAGGTGCTTTCAGAGGAGACGGGGAAAGGGACAGGAGAGACGTCTCCCAACCACCCAGTGCGCGGCACACCCAG TAGACGAGCGTCTCAGCTTCCTCCTGGTAACCTCCTAGATTCCATCACCAATATATTTGG GCGCCGGTCACTGAACTCGCATGGCTCGCCCCCGGACATGGCGGAGACTCCCTCCGGTGTGTGCGCAGACGTCCGTGTCCCCTCCACTGCACTTCACTTGTTC GACGCCCATGAAGGCGAGGTGAATGCAGTCAGGTTCAGTCCTGGCTCTCGTCAGTTCGCTACAGGAGGAATGGACCGACGTGTAAAACTTTGGGAGGTGATTGCAG gtcactGTGAGTGTAAAGGCACTTTGATGGGCAGTAACGCTGGAATCACCAGCATCGAGTTCGACAGCACG GGCTCTTACCTGTTGGCTGCGTCCAATGACTTTGCGAGCCGAATCTGGACAGTAGACGACTACAGACTgagg CACACGTTAACAGGTCACAGCGGGAAGGTTCTGTCTGCTCGCTTCCTGCTGGATAACGCTCGCGTTGTCTCAGGAAGCTACGACAGAACGCTCAAACTGTGGGATCTGCGAAGCAAAGTCT GTACGAAGACGGTGTTTGCGGGCTCCAGCTGTAACGATATAGTGTGCACGGAGCAGTGTGTGATGAGTGGCCATTTTGATAAGAAAGTACGCTTCTGGGACATTCG tgctGAGAGTACAGTGTGCGAGTTGGAACTGTTGGGTCGGGTCACGTCGTTGGACCTGAATCACGACCGCACAGAGCTGCTCACCTGTTCCCGTGACGACCTCCTCAAAATCATCGACCTGCGCAACAACGCTGTGCGACAAACGTTCAG tgcaGACCACTTCAAGTGTGGGTCAGACTTCACCAGAGTCACCTTCAG TCCTGATGGCAGTTACGTTGCGGGGGGTTCAGCAGATGGTGTTCTGTATGTGTGGAATGTTCTGACAGGGAAAGTGGAGATAAAACTCGACAAAGGACACAG CTCCTCCATTAACGCAGTGTCCTGGTCTCCATCTGGTTCCTACGTGCTCAGTGTGGAGAAGAGCAGCAAAGCCGTGCTCTGGTCTGACATGTGA
- the cldn15lb gene encoding claudin 15-like b isoform X2 yields MAEVMVEVMGVVLAILGWCLESSSTNSAVWRIHTNADSVMTSSSQYEGLWKSCASNNMGVQCVTHPTTLGLPAHVQACRALMIIALLLGLASILLSVLGLKCTKLGGMKETSKGRLTLTAGLMFILSGLCVLTAVSWYASRIVQEFNDPFYVGTKSELGTGLYLGWAAAVCVIMGGAMLCGSFKRARSPKPTDGYRYKSSANQQIYKTGTQLESSTSRAYV; encoded by the exons ATGGCAGAGGTAATGGTGGAGGTGATGGGCGTGGTCCTGGCCATTCTCGGTTGGTGTTTGGAGTCGAGCAGCACAAACTCAGCGGTTTGGCGGATACACACCAATGCCGACTCAGTGATGACGAGCAGCTCACAGTACGAAGGCTTGTGGAAGAGCTGCGCTTCCAACAACATGGGGGTGCAGTGTGTGACACACCCCACAACACTGGGGCTGCCTG cccaTGTGCAGGCATGCCGTGCTCTGATGATCATAGCCCTGCTACTTGGGCTCGCCTCGATCCTCCTCTCTGTCCTGGGGCTGAAGTGCACCAAACTGGGCGGCATGAAGGAGACGAGTAAAGGACGACTCACACTCACCGCTGGATTGATGTTCATACTGTCCg gtttGTGTGTGCTGACGGCTGTGTCGTGGTACGCATCGCGCATCGTTCAGGAGTTCAACGACCCCTTTTACGTGGGAACAAA atctgAGCTGGGAACTGGTCTGTATTTGGGTTGGGCCGCGgcggtgtgtgtgattatgggAGGAGCCATGCTGTGTGGATCGTTCAAGAGAGCAAGATCACCAAAACCCACAGA tggttACAGGTACAAGTCGTCAGCCAATCAGCAGATCTATAAAACAGGCACTCAGTTGGAGAGCAGCACCTCCAGAGCGTACGTCTGA
- the atg16l1 gene encoding autophagy-related protein 16-1 isoform X1, which translates to MAGRRVECVWKRHVAQQLKQRDRVQRQAFEEIIQQYNRLLEKSDLQAVLSERLQTEKYELQSRHDLSPGAELSHCDLLQQEMSRMRIKHQEELTELHKKRGELAQSVIELNNQIQQKDKEIQNNEAKMLEYQQQISQLEGECRELRNCLSDLERANQMLRDEYDALQITFSALEEKLRKTTEDNQELVTRWMAEKAQEANRLNAENEKDCRRRQAKLQKELADAAKEPLPVDMDDDIEVLSEETGKGTGETSPNHPVRGTPSRRASQLPPGNLLDSITNIFGVVRRRSLNSHGSPPDMAETPSGVCADVRVPSTALHLFDAHEGEVNAVRFSPGSRQFATGGMDRRVKLWEVIAGHCECKGTLMGSNAGITSIEFDSTGSYLLAASNDFASRIWTVDDYRLRHTLTGHSGKVLSARFLLDNARVVSGSYDRTLKLWDLRSKVCTKTVFAGSSCNDIVCTEQCVMSGHFDKKVRFWDIRAESTVCELELLGRVTSLDLNHDRTELLTCSRDDLLKIIDLRNNAVRQTFSADHFKCGSDFTRVTFSPDGSYVAGGSADGVLYVWNVLTGKVEIKLDKGHSSSINAVSWSPSGSYVLSVEKSSKAVLWSDM; encoded by the exons atGGCAGGTCGCAGGGTGGAGTGTGTATGGAAGAGACACGTGGCGCAGCAGCTGAAGCAGAGGGACCGTGTGCAGCGACAGGCCTTTGAGGAGATCATCCAGCAGT aTAACAGGTTGTTGGAGAAGTCAGACCTGCAGGCCGTGCTCTCAGAGCGACTGCAAACAGAGAAATATGAACTACAGAGCAGACATGACCTCAG CCCGGGGGCCGAGTTGAGCCACTGTGACCTGCTGCAGCAGGAAATGTCTCGGATGCGCATCAAACACCAAGAGGAGCTCACCGAGCTGCACAAAAAACGCGGAGAG CTGGCCCAGAGTGTAATTGAGCTGAATAACCAGATTcaacagaaagacaaagagataCAGAACAACGAGGCCAA gatgttgGAGTACCAGCAGCAGATCTCCCAGCTGGAAGGCGAATGCCGCGAGCTGCGAAACTGCTTGTCGGACCTGGAGCGAGCCAATCAGATGCTACGGGACGAGTATGACGCCTTACAGATCACGTTCAGCGCTCTGGAGGAGAAACTGCGCAAAACCACAGAGGACAATCAGGAGCTCGTCACACGCTGGATGGCCGAGAAGGCGCAGGAGGCGAACCGGCTCAACGCGGAGAACGAGAAGGACTGCAG gcgCAGACAAGCGAAGCTGCAGAAAGAGTTGGCTGACGCCGCAAAAGAACCACTTCCTGTTgatat GGATGATGACATTGAGGTGCTTTCAGAGGAGACGGGGAAAGGGACAGGAGAGACGTCTCCCAACCACCCAGTGCGCGGCACACCCAG TAGACGAGCGTCTCAGCTTCCTCCTGGTAACCTCCTAGATTCCATCACCAATATATTTGG tgtggtcAGGCGCCGGTCACTGAACTCGCATGGCTCGCCCCCGGACATGGCGGAGACTCCCTCCGGTGTGTGCGCAGACGTCCGTGTCCCCTCCACTGCACTTCACTTGTTC GACGCCCATGAAGGCGAGGTGAATGCAGTCAGGTTCAGTCCTGGCTCTCGTCAGTTCGCTACAGGAGGAATGGACCGACGTGTAAAACTTTGGGAGGTGATTGCAG gtcactGTGAGTGTAAAGGCACTTTGATGGGCAGTAACGCTGGAATCACCAGCATCGAGTTCGACAGCACG GGCTCTTACCTGTTGGCTGCGTCCAATGACTTTGCGAGCCGAATCTGGACAGTAGACGACTACAGACTgagg CACACGTTAACAGGTCACAGCGGGAAGGTTCTGTCTGCTCGCTTCCTGCTGGATAACGCTCGCGTTGTCTCAGGAAGCTACGACAGAACGCTCAAACTGTGGGATCTGCGAAGCAAAGTCT GTACGAAGACGGTGTTTGCGGGCTCCAGCTGTAACGATATAGTGTGCACGGAGCAGTGTGTGATGAGTGGCCATTTTGATAAGAAAGTACGCTTCTGGGACATTCG tgctGAGAGTACAGTGTGCGAGTTGGAACTGTTGGGTCGGGTCACGTCGTTGGACCTGAATCACGACCGCACAGAGCTGCTCACCTGTTCCCGTGACGACCTCCTCAAAATCATCGACCTGCGCAACAACGCTGTGCGACAAACGTTCAG tgcaGACCACTTCAAGTGTGGGTCAGACTTCACCAGAGTCACCTTCAG TCCTGATGGCAGTTACGTTGCGGGGGGTTCAGCAGATGGTGTTCTGTATGTGTGGAATGTTCTGACAGGGAAAGTGGAGATAAAACTCGACAAAGGACACAG CTCCTCCATTAACGCAGTGTCCTGGTCTCCATCTGGTTCCTACGTGCTCAGTGTGGAGAAGAGCAGCAAAGCCGTGCTCTGGTCTGACATGTGA